GATCGGGGCGGGGATGATAACGCTCTTCCTCTTTGACTTCTTCAGCGACCTCTTCCACTACGGGTTCTCCGGGGAGCCAATGTACTTCATATACGAGTCCTTGACCTACGGCCTCTTCGTTGACTTGGGTATAGCGATAACTGGGGGAAAGGTCTTTGGCGTAGGGGTAACGGGGAGCAGGTCAAAGACCATAGCACTGGCGGCGATTGAGGGAGGTATAATAGGCCTCCTATGGGCTATCCCAGACCCCATCTTCTACGGTGCTTTCTTCAAGCCCTTCCTTTACGGTGGAGTAGTAAATTGGTCAAGGATAATATACGATTTGATATCCTTTATCCCCGGAGACGTGGTAATAGGAATATTAGGGGGTTTGGCGGCAAATAGAGTAGAGAAAGCTGTACAGGTGTAAATATTATGTACGCCGTGGAGGTAAAGGGACTGTCTTTTTCTTACTTAGGCTCCTCTAAGCCCTCAGTAGTAGTGGACGAGCTATATATAGAGGAGGGCGAGTCCGTCCTCGTGGTGGGGAAGTCGGGCTCTGGGAAGTCCACGCTGGTCAACTGCATAAACGGGGTCATCCCCCACATGATCTCAGGGGAGCTCAGGGGAGACGTGGTCGTAATGGGCAACAGGGTGAAGGAGACTCCCCTGTCTAAGCTGTCCACGGTAGTGGGGACTGTCCTGCAGGACCCAGAGAGCCAAGTGGTCAACTACTTAGTGGAGGAAGAGGTGGCCTTCGGCCCAGAGAACCTCGCCCTTCCCCCAGAGGAGGTAAAGGAGAGAGTGTCAGAGGCCCTAAGGGTAGCTGGGATAGAGCACTTGGCTAATAGGGAGACCACTAAGCTGTCTGGAGGAGAGCTACAGAGGACAGTACTAGCGTCAGTCCTAGCCATGAGGCCCAAGATCCTGATCCTCGACGAGCCCACGTCGAACATAGACCCTGAGGGGACAAACAGCGTCTTCGCTACCTTGAGGGAACTAAAGGGGAAGAAGACTATGATAGTGGTAGAGCACAAGGTGGAGAGAGTCCTCCCCTTCGTGGACAGGGTAATCTTGGTAGACAAGGGGAGGGTTGCCCTAGACTTGAGGAAGGAGGAAATAATAGAGGGCGTGGAGACGCTGGTGGAGGCTGGGGTGGAGGTCCCGTCCTACTTCGTCCTCTCCAGGAAGCTGAAGCTGCCGAGGCCAGACTTTGAGGCTGTGAGGAAGGGGATAAAGGAGGGGAAGGTTGCCCTAGAGGTCCCGAAGAGGAAGGAGGTCCCAGAACCTCCCATAATGTCGGCGAGCTTGAAGGTGACAGCAAAGGACAGGGAGATCGTGGACGCCTCCATAGAGGTCAAGAGGGGGGAGCTGATAGCGTTAATGGGTAGGAACGGGGCAGGGAAGACGACGCTCCTCAAGGCAATAGCAGGCCTTTCCGGGAACGAGCTAAAGGTGACTGGCTCGATAAGGTTCGAGGGGGAGGAGCTGATAAGGAGGCCAATATGGTACAGGGGGAAGTACTTCATGTACCTTCCCCAGTCCTTTGACCTAATCCTTGTGACTAACAAGGTAGAGGACGAGATAGCGTTCTCTTTGAAGAGGAGGGGAGTGAAGGGGTTCGGGCAGGCGGTGGAGAGGTACTTGAGGGAGTTCGGGCTTGAGGAGTACAGAAAGCAGGACCCAATGTTGCTGAGCATGGGACAGAGGAGAAGGGTTGCCATGGCGTCAGTCCTCGCCTCCGGCGTTAAGGTGCTCTTCATGGACGAGCCCACCTCTGGGCAGGACTTCTACAACAGGATAGTGCTCGGGAAGGAGCTGAGGGAAATGACCGACAAGGGGTACTCAATAGTCGTGGTGACCCACGACTCGAGGTTCGCCTACGAGTTTGCGGACAGGGTGGTGCTCATGAGCGAGGGTAAGGTTGTAGCCAATGGCAAACCAGAGGACGTCTTCAAGGTGTCCCGCAGATACGGCGTTGAGCCCCCCTCGGACTTCTTACTGAGGTGGTGAAAGTGAGCTTCGTCTTCCAACAGCCAAACTTGCCTCCCTTGGTGGAGTTGGCGATAAGCTGGTTCGTCTTCCTCTTTGGGGCCACTGGACCCATTGTGATAATCTTAGCCTTCGTGGGAATAAGGGGGTTCCTACACATTACTAGGTTCGAGAGTGGGGAAGGCATCCTCTACAGGCTAAGCCCATTGACCAAGCTGGTCATAGTGATAAGCATAACTGTAGCGGTCTCCCTGACTATCTGGTGGTTTGGGGCAATTCTGACCTTGGTGTTCTGGTTGCTCTTCTTTACCTTGAATGAAGCCAAGAGAAAAGTCCTATACGTCTCCTACCTCTTGCTGTCCTCAATCCTCGGAGTCTCTACGGGGTTCGCCTTTTACACCCCCTATAGCGTCCTTCAAATGGCTTTTAACACCAACACGCTCAACGTAGTGTGGGTGTGGCCAAGTTACTTCACCTTTGCAGGGTACGAGCCTTACTTGACGCTTCAAGCCTTGTACTACGGCCTCCAAATCACCTTCCGGTTTACGGCACCAATGCTGGCAGGCCTCCTCTTAGTACTCACCACAACTCCCTCTGACTTGATGAGGTACTTGGCAAAGGTAAAGTTCCCCCTACCCTTCATCTTCGCCTTAACCGTTGCCATGAGGACGGTTCCTAGGATATTTGACATCTTGGACACTGTAGTTAAGCTCCAGCTCATGAGGGGGCTTGGTTACGGGAAGCCTGCTTTTCTGAGGCCTTTCTACGTGTTGATAGCTGCCCTATACGGACTAGTGCCCACTTTAATATTCCTCATGAAAGGGGCAAAGTACACTGCGATAGCTGCGGACACTAGGGCATTTAACTCCACCCCTAGGAGGACTTACATGAAAGAGGTGAAGTACACAAGGGCAGACTACGTGGCGTGGGGACTGATCCTGGCGCTTTACGTGTCCGTGGCCCTGCTCTTAACCTTTGGCTACGGGAGAGGCATACCTTACGTAGGGTACTGAACCATTTTTTAATCCGAGAACTCCATTCTATCCTATGACGAGAAAAATACTCATGCACGTGGGCCCCGTCACCATAGACGTGGACGTCCTCAAGGAGGGGCTGAGGGGAGACGTGGGCTTCACCTCAAGGGAGTTCGTCGAGGCATTTCAGTACTCGCTCAAGGCAATGAGGAGGTTGTTCAACGCTAAGCCTAACGACCAGCCCTTCATAATCCCAGGAGGAGGGACTTCTGCCATGGAGAGCGTCACTTCCCTTCTAAGGAAGGGGGACAAGGTCCTCGTTGTGTCAAACGGGGTCTTCGGCGACAGGTGGGAGGCCATCCTCTCTAGGTACCCCGTGTCCGTGAAGGTATTAAGGGCTGAGCCCGGCGACTACGTCAGCCCGGACTTGATAGAGGAGGAGCTTAAGAGGGAGAAGTACACTGCCGTGACCATGACCCACGTGGAGACGAGCACCGGAATAAGGGAACCAATATACGAGGTGGCAAAGAGGGTGAGGGGGCTAGTGGACTTAATCATGGTGGACGGCGTATCCAGCGTCTCCGCGGAGGAGACCAAACTGGAGAACATAGACGTCTTCTTGACAGCGAGCCAAAAGGCCCTTGGCACTCCACCGGGAGCTGGCCTGTTGATGCTCTCGGAGAACGCGGTAAATAGGCTGGGCGAAGACTCTGTCGCTGGCTACTACTTGAACTTGAAGAACTGGCTACCAGTCATGAGGTCGATGGAGGAGGGCAAGGGATCCTACTTCTCTACTCCCCCAGTCCACTTGATCTTAATGCTGGCCAAGTCCTTTCAGCTCATTGAAAAGGAGAGCTTCGAGAACAGGGTCAAGAGGCACGAGAGGATATCCCAAGCCATAAGGGCAGGAATCGAGGGGATGGGCCTCTCAATCGTTGCCAAGAGACCAGAGGCCTACAGCAACACCGTGACTGGGGTCCTTGTTAAGAAGGTAAACCCTGCCCAGGTCCTCCAAGAGATGAACAACAGCGGTATAGAGCTTGCCCCGGGAGTGCACCCCGCGTTGGCTGGGAAGTACTTCAGGATAGGGCACATGGGGTGGGTTAACGAGAACGACGCTATAGCTACAATAGCAACGCTGGAGAGGGTGTTGTACAAGCTGGGCGAACCGGTGAAGCTGGGAGAGGGCGTCAAGGCCACCCAGATACAGCTGGCTAAATACTGAAGGGAAAGCCCTCAAGCTTGTACGCAGAGTCCCAGAACATGTACTCCATGATCGAGGCAAGTCTAAACTTCCTTATTGCCTCCCTTTTCTCTTCCTCCGTGAGCTTAAAGGAGTTCGCTATCTCCAGGACCTGCCTCACTCCCCTCTCGTACTCCTCCCCACCGTAGGTGTCTATCCACCTCTGGTACTCCTCCTTTGGGGAGCCCCTCTTCTTTAGCTCCTTCCCTACCTCCATGTATATCCAGTAGCACGGCAGGACAGCTGAGACCCCCTCGTGATAGGGCCTCGAGTACACAGTGGAGAGGAGGAATGACGTGTAGAGGAGGTTTGTAGAGGACGGGGGCGTTGGTTTGATGCCCAACCTAGAGATGAAGTACTGGTGTAGTTCCCTCTCCATGTTAATGACGTGGGTCGCGTGCTCCGCGAAGATCGCTCCTTGGTCCTCAGGGGCCTTCGCCGACAGCACGAAGAGTGCCCTGCTGAACTCCTTGAGGTAGAGATAGTCTTGGGCAATGTAGTACTTGAACTTCTCCTCCTGTAATGTACCTTCCGCAAGCTCCCTTAGAAAGGGGTGGGACAGTATCGCGGAGTACACGTCCGAGATCGAGCTCCACATCTCCTCCGTTAGCATGAGCCTTACTCTCCTCGGGAGGTTAAATGCGTTTACGAAGAGGACCTTTTAGGCCCTCTCCACGTCCATGGAGAAGTCCAGGGACCTAGCGGAGTGCGTTATGTAACCGCTGGAGATCACGTCGACCCCGGTCCTAGCGTAGTCCTTGACGTTTTCGGGAGTTATCCTCCCGGACGCCTCAATTATCAGCTTCCCCTTCAGCTCGTTCACTATTGGCACTATCTCGACTGGCTTCAAGTTATCCACGAGTATTGCATCCGCCCCAGCCTTGTAGGCTCTTAGGGCGTCCTCGTAACTGGAGACCTCCACTTCCACCTTCTTGGTAAAGCTTATTGCCTTTGCCCTCCTTACCGCCTCCTCTACGCTCTCTAGGAGGGCGAGGTGGTTGTCCTTGATTAACACGGCGTCTGCCAAGTTAAACCTATGTGGGTCTCCCCCTCCCACTTCTATGGCGTACTTCTCGAAAAGCCTCAGCCCCGGGGTCGTCTTCCTAGTTCCCGCAATCTTTACGCTGGGGTTCACCTCCCTAGCTAACCTCACCATGGTGGCTGTGGCGGTAGTTATCCCGGAGAGCTTCCCCAACAAGTTCAACACTAACCTCTCCACAGACAACAACTCATCTGCC
The sequence above is drawn from the Candidatus Aramenus sp. CH1 genome and encodes:
- a CDS encoding ATP-binding cassette domain-containing protein is translated as MYAVEVKGLSFSYLGSSKPSVVVDELYIEEGESVLVVGKSGSGKSTLVNCINGVIPHMISGELRGDVVVMGNRVKETPLSKLSTVVGTVLQDPESQVVNYLVEEEVAFGPENLALPPEEVKERVSEALRVAGIEHLANRETTKLSGGELQRTVLASVLAMRPKILILDEPTSNIDPEGTNSVFATLRELKGKKTMIVVEHKVERVLPFVDRVILVDKGRVALDLRKEEIIEGVETLVEAGVEVPSYFVLSRKLKLPRPDFEAVRKGIKEGKVALEVPKRKEVPEPPIMSASLKVTAKDREIVDASIEVKRGELIALMGRNGAGKTTLLKAIAGLSGNELKVTGSIRFEGEELIRRPIWYRGKYFMYLPQSFDLILVTNKVEDEIAFSLKRRGVKGFGQAVERYLREFGLEEYRKQDPMLLSMGQRRRVAMASVLASGVKVLFMDEPTSGQDFYNRIVLGKELREMTDKGYSIVVVTHDSRFAYEFADRVVLMSEGKVVANGKPEDVFKVSRRYGVEPPSDFLLRW
- a CDS encoding TenA family protein, with amino-acid sequence MLTEEMWSSISDVYSAILSHPFLRELAEGTLQEEKFKYYIAQDYLYLKEFSRALFVLSAKAPEDQGAIFAEHATHVINMERELHQYFISRLGIKPTPPSSTNLLYTSFLLSTVYSRPYHEGVSAVLPCYWIYMEVGKELKKRGSPKEEYQRWIDTYGGEEYERGVRQVLEIANSFKLTEEEKREAIRKFRLASIMEYMFWDSAYKLEGFPFSI
- the nadC gene encoding carboxylating nicotinate-nucleotide diphosphorylase gives rise to the protein MIKQLFVERLLDFLKEDAYPEDVTSRIVSGINARGIAFSKDTGVLSGNYFLVPFLEYLGFKVEQSRRDGESVSYKDVLLVFQGKADELLSVERLVLNLLGKLSGITTATATMVRLAREVNPSVKIAGTRKTTPGLRLFEKYAIEVGGGDPHRFNLADAVLIKDNHLALLESVEEAVRRAKAISFTKKVEVEVSSYEDALRAYKAGADAILVDNLKPVEIVPIVNELKGKLIIEASGRITPENVKDYARTGVDVISSGYITHSARSLDFSMDVERA
- a CDS encoding energy-coupling factor transporter transmembrane protein EcfT produces the protein MSFVFQQPNLPPLVELAISWFVFLFGATGPIVIILAFVGIRGFLHITRFESGEGILYRLSPLTKLVIVISITVAVSLTIWWFGAILTLVFWLLFFTLNEAKRKVLYVSYLLLSSILGVSTGFAFYTPYSVLQMAFNTNTLNVVWVWPSYFTFAGYEPYLTLQALYYGLQITFRFTAPMLAGLLLVLTTTPSDLMRYLAKVKFPLPFIFALTVAMRTVPRIFDILDTVVKLQLMRGLGYGKPAFLRPFYVLIAALYGLVPTLIFLMKGAKYTAIAADTRAFNSTPRRTYMKEVKYTRADYVAWGLILALYVSVALLLTFGYGRGIPYVGY
- a CDS encoding alanine--glyoxylate aminotransferase family protein, encoding MTRKILMHVGPVTIDVDVLKEGLRGDVGFTSREFVEAFQYSLKAMRRLFNAKPNDQPFIIPGGGTSAMESVTSLLRKGDKVLVVSNGVFGDRWEAILSRYPVSVKVLRAEPGDYVSPDLIEEELKREKYTAVTMTHVETSTGIREPIYEVAKRVRGLVDLIMVDGVSSVSAEETKLENIDVFLTASQKALGTPPGAGLLMLSENAVNRLGEDSVAGYYLNLKNWLPVMRSMEEGKGSYFSTPPVHLILMLAKSFQLIEKESFENRVKRHERISQAIRAGIEGMGLSIVAKRPEAYSNTVTGVLVKKVNPAQVLQEMNNSGIELAPGVHPALAGKYFRIGHMGWVNENDAIATIATLERVLYKLGEPVKLGEGVKATQIQLAKY